The proteins below are encoded in one region of Apium graveolens cultivar Ventura chromosome 4, ASM990537v1, whole genome shotgun sequence:
- the LOC141719710 gene encoding uncharacterized protein LOC141719710, protein MNSNGYPVYRRRDDKHTIQIKDIEVDNRFVVPYNRGLLVKYQGHINIEWCNQGRLIKYMFKYVNKGPDRATLAVERDDNALTDENNKCKNINKVEDYVACRYLSSIEAFCFRENEPLPSVVHRIDPKATMFIQWFLTNKEDSAARELTFVEFHEKFLWDETQKIWKRRKNKISVIGRIVYVHPTAGERFYLRMLLNFVWGAMSFEDVHTVNGIVYNTYKEACFHHGLLECDDEWHAAITDASIHQTGVQLRELFVTLLLFCDISDVMDLWVRHWKIYSDDIERKQRRDFPSPSFVINDQLESLTLYDVDFQLRKRGKILRNFPTLPKLDKDLQRQSNNTLLYEENMYDRHALAIEGKNSRAMLNDKQADIFETVVNNVRCKTGGLFFVYGYGSTGKTFLWKTIISNLRSEGKIVLAVASSGIASLLIEGGQTTHSRFKIPINVNETSICDIK, encoded by the exons ATGAACTCTAATGGTTATCCAGTATATAGGCGGAGGGATGATAAGCATACTATACAAATAAAAGATATTGAAGTTGACAACAG GTTTGTTGTTCCGTACAATAGAGGGCTGCTTGTGAAATACCAAGGACATATCAACATAGAATGGTGTAACCAGGGACGATTGATTAAGTATATGTTCAAGTATGTAAATAAAGGCCCGGACAGAGCAACCCTTGCAGTTGAGCGGGATGATAATGCATTAACTGACGAGAACAACAAAtgtaaaaatattaataaagtTGAAGATTATGTAGCATGCCGTTATCTTTCTTCTATAGAGGCAT TTTGTTTTCGAGAGAATGAGCCATTGCCATCAGTTGTACACAGAATAGACCCCAAAGCAACTATGTTCATCCAATGGTTTCTCACAAATAAGGAAGATTCAGCCGCAAGAGAGCTGACATTTGTAGAGTTTCATGAAAAGTTCCTATGGGATGAAACGCAGAAGATTTGGAAACGTCGAAAGAATAAGATTTCTGTTATTGGTCGTATAGTTTATGTTCATCCCACAGCAG GTGAGAGGTTTTATCTAAGAATGTTGTTGAACTTTGTGTGGGGTGCAATGTCTTTTGAAGATGTTCACACAGTAAATGGTATTGTCTACAACACCTATAAAGAAGCTTGCTTTCACCATGGTCTATTAGAATGTGATGACGAATGGCATGCTGCAATTACAGATGCTTCTATCCATCAAACTGGTGTTCAACTGCGTGAGTTATTTGTTACACTATTATTGTTTTGTGATATTTCAGATGTCATGGATTTATGGGTTAGACACTGGAAAATATATTCTGATGATATTGAGCGTAAACAACGAAGAGACTTTCCAAGTCCGTCTTTTGTTATAAATGACCAACTAGAAAGTCTTACATTATATGATGTCGACTTCCAACTGCGAAAAAGAGGCAAAATATTACGTAATTTTCCAACTTTGCCAAAACTGGATAAAGATTTGCAGCGACAAAGTAACAACACCCTTTTATATGAAGAGAATATGTATGACAGACATGCATTGGCTATTGAAGGTAAAAATTCTCGTGCTATGTTAAATGACAAACAAGCAGATATTTTTGAAACAGTGGTGAACAATGTTAGGTGTAAAACTGGGGGTTTATTTTTCGTTTATGGATATGGAAGTACTGGAAAGACTTTTCTATGGAAGACCATAATAAGTAATCTTAGATCAGAAGGAAAAATAGTACTTGCAGTTGCATCTTCTGGAATTGCATCACTATTAATTGAAGGAGGCCAAACTACACATTCTAGATTTAAGATACCAATTAATGTGAATGAAACTAGCATATGTGATATAAAATAA
- the LOC141717380 gene encoding replication factor A protein 1-like: MIADFNKKLKLGSVYMISDYNVEYAPESYRPVPGEYIVKFHRKIIVMKIDDVVGIPRFKFEMRTFQEARVGLGNVVNLMDVVGKLTEITQIQTSTGGRQLIDIVLADQRRNCTMVK, from the exons ATGATAGCAGATTTcaataaaaagttaaaacttgGAAGTGTCTACATGATTTCGGACTACAATGTAGAATATGCACCTGAAAGCTATAGACCCGTGCCGGGAGAATACATAGTCAAGTTTCACCGCAAAATAATTGTTATGAAAATTGATGATGTGGTTGGCATACCTAGGTTCAAATTTGAGATGAGAACGTTTCAGGAAGCACGAGTGGGGCTAGGAAATGTTGTAAATCTCATGG ATGTTGTTGGTAAGTTGACAGAGATTACACAAATACAAACTTCAACTGGTGGAAGACAATTAATAGATATTGTACTTGCAGACCAGAG GAGAAATTGTACTATGGTCAAGTAG